The proteins below are encoded in one region of Hordeum vulgare subsp. vulgare chromosome 3H, MorexV3_pseudomolecules_assembly, whole genome shotgun sequence:
- the LOC123440168 gene encoding glucan endo-1,3-beta-glucosidase 14-like, giving the protein MAAASARQPSRAAPSVAMAAGVFLVLAALLTEKAIVADALSIGVNYGQIANNLPSPGRVSTLLRSIKISKVKLYDADPHVLRAFLGTGVEFVIGIGNEHVPAMVSSTVAQAWVQQHVVPHLHAGARITCITVGNEVFKGNDTVLQTSLLPAMHSVHQALGTLGLQGRVNVTTAHSLDIMGVSYPPSAGAFHPGAVSHLQPFLKFLSATRAPFLINCYPFFAYKDDPARVPLEYVLFQPNAGVTDPNTGLNYDNMLYAQVDAVYSAIKALGHTDVDVKVSETGWPSRGDPDEIGATPEHAGTYIGNLLRRIEMKQGTPLRPAVPIDVYVFALFNENLKPGPASERNYGLFYPDGKPVYNVGLRGYLPPMADSQGARQAIHLLLLIAMASVAFAMS; this is encoded by the exons ATGGCGGCAGCATCAGCTCGTCAGCCGTCGAGAGCAGCTCCCTCCGTTGCTATGGCGGCCGGAGTTTTCCTGGTCCTCGCCGCCCTCCTCACAG AGAAGGCGATTGTGGCGGACGCCCTGTCGATCGGCGTCAACTACGGGCAGATCGCCAACAACCTCCCTTCGCCGGGGCGGGTGTCGACGCTGCTCCGGTCGATCAAGATCAGCAAGGTGAAGCTCTACGACGCCGACCCGCACGTCCTGCGCGCGTTCCTCGGCACGGGCGTCGAGTTCGTGATCGGCATCGGCAACGAGCACGTCCCGGCCATGGTCAGCTCCACGGTGGCGCAGGCGTGGGTGCAGCAGCACGTGGTGCCGCACCTCCACGCCGGCGCGCGCATCACCTGCATCACCGTCGGCAACGAGGTGTTCAAGGGCAACGACACCGTCCtgcagaccagcctgctacccgcCATGCACTCCGTGCACCAGGCGCTCGGCACGCTCGGCCTGCAGGGCCGCGTGAATGTCACCACCGCGCATTCGCTGGACATCATGGGCGTCTCCTACCCGCCCTCCGCCGGCGCGTTCCACCCGGGCGCCGTGTCGCACCTGCAGCCGTTCCTCAAGTTCCTGTCGGCGACGAGGGCCCCGTTCCTCATCAACTGCTACCCGTTCTTCGCCTACAAGGACGACCCGGCGCGCGTGCCGCTGGAGTACGTCCTCTTCCAGCCCAACGCCGGCGTCACCGACCCCAACACGGGGCTCAACTACGACAACATGCTGTACGCGCAGGTGGACGCCGTCTACTCGGCCATCAAGGCGCTGGGGCACACGGACGTGGACGTCAAGGTGTCCGAGACCGGGTGGCCGTCCCGGGGCGACCCCGACGAGATCGGCGCCACGCCGGAGCACGCCGGGACGTACATCGGGAACCTGCTGAGGAGGATAGAGATGAAGCAGGGCACGCCGCTGCGGCCGGCGGTGCCCATCGACGTCTACGTCTTCGCGCTCTTCAACGAGAACCTCAAGCCCGGCCCGGCGTCGGAGCGGAACTACGGGCTGTTCTACCCCGACGGCAAACCGGTCTACAACGTCGGCCTACGTGGCTACCTCCCGCCCATGGCGGATTCACAAGGAGCACGTCAG gcgatTCATTTGCTTCTACTCATCGCCATGGCGTCGGTCGCTTTTGCCATGTCCTGA